Proteins from a genomic interval of Sphingobacterium sp. SYP-B4668:
- a CDS encoding riboflavin synthase produces MFTGIIETLGEIVNIEKEESNLHLYIKSTISHELKIDQSVSHNGVCLTVVGLSDGTHKVTAIDETLKKSNIGGLHIGNTVNLERCTMVGGRLDGHIVQGHVDQTATCIGKEDQHGSTIFTFNYSPDLLNLTVEKGSITVNGISLTVVNSKDNEFSVAIIPYTLEHTNLGNIGIGDVVNLEFDIVGKYVSKILSLRS; encoded by the coding sequence ATGTTTACAGGAATTATAGAAACCCTTGGCGAGATTGTAAATATCGAAAAAGAAGAAAGCAACCTTCATCTGTACATCAAATCTACAATTTCCCATGAATTAAAAATAGATCAGAGTGTCTCACATAATGGTGTGTGTCTAACCGTGGTCGGTTTGAGTGATGGTACGCACAAAGTGACGGCTATAGATGAAACCCTGAAAAAGAGTAATATTGGTGGACTTCACATCGGCAATACCGTGAACCTAGAAAGATGTACTATGGTTGGTGGTCGACTAGATGGGCACATTGTACAGGGTCATGTGGATCAAACAGCAACTTGCATTGGAAAGGAAGACCAGCATGGAAGCACTATATTTACCTTTAACTACTCCCCTGATTTGCTGAATTTGACAGTGGAAAAAGGATCCATAACTGTAAATGGGATAAGTCTGACAGTCGTAAACTCAAAAGACAATGAATTTTCAGTAGCCATTATTCCCTACACACTTGAACATACCAACTTGGGAAATATAGGCATTGGTGACGTGGTGAATCTGGAGTTTGATATTGTTGGCAAATATGTATCGAAGATACTTTCTTTACGGTCATAA